A genome region from Pantanalinema sp. includes the following:
- a CDS encoding tyrosine-protein phosphatase, with product MIRMRATLNRSLLLLALVLTGCGTQAGLLPQRSDSAGVAALSASKAAQLPMENFTRVNAGLYRGGIPTDEDMKGLKALGIKTVVNLMGGAGDAQERAMVAHEKEVAAKLGLTFVNLAIPFNVDVPETMVKQWLQLAQASDAQPVYIHCRHGRDRTGMMVGAYRIANDGYSGEQALDEMKTFGFKPERYPTFAKFVLNFKPTPSSGRVALAN from the coding sequence ATGATCCGCATGCGCGCCACCCTCAATCGCTCCCTGCTCTTGCTCGCGCTCGTCCTGACGGGCTGCGGTACCCAGGCCGGTCTGCTGCCGCAGCGAAGCGACAGCGCCGGCGTTGCCGCCCTCAGCGCGAGCAAGGCCGCGCAGCTGCCCATGGAGAACTTCACCCGCGTCAACGCGGGCCTGTACCGCGGCGGCATCCCGACCGACGAGGACATGAAGGGCCTCAAGGCACTGGGCATCAAGACAGTCGTCAACCTGATGGGTGGCGCGGGCGACGCCCAGGAGCGCGCCATGGTGGCGCACGAGAAGGAAGTCGCCGCCAAGCTCGGGCTCACGTTCGTCAACCTCGCCATCCCGTTCAACGTGGACGTGCCGGAAACCATGGTGAAGCAGTGGCTCCAGCTGGCTCAGGCTTCGGACGCGCAGCCCGTCTACATCCATTGCCGGCACGGGCGCGATCGCACCGGCATGATGGTCGGCGCCTACCGCATCGCCAACGACGGCTATTCCGGAGAGCAGGCGCTCGACGAGATGAAGACCTTCGGCTTCAAGCCCGAGCGCTATCCCACCTTCGCCAAGTTCGTGCTGAACTTCAAGCCCACCCCCTCGAGCGGCCGGGTGGCACTCGCCAACTAG
- a CDS encoding class I SAM-dependent methyltransferase has translation MSFKDHFSGIAAAYATYRPRYPERLFDWLSEVAPAHALAWDCATGSGQAAVSLASRFARVHATDASADQISHAEARPNITYACEPAEACSLPDASVDLLTVAQALHWFDAERFFQEAERVLKPGGVIAAWCYGQFEMAEGLNEILERFYHQTVGPYWPPERQVLEAGYRTLPWPFEELEPPALKLEVDWTFASLMGYLRSWSATQRFQELEGVDPVSLIEAELAAKWGEPDRVRRVSWPIAMRVGRKAVSR, from the coding sequence GTGAGCTTCAAGGATCATTTTTCCGGTATTGCGGCCGCCTACGCGACCTACCGCCCGCGCTATCCCGAGCGATTGTTCGACTGGCTCTCCGAGGTGGCGCCCGCCCACGCCCTGGCTTGGGATTGCGCCACCGGCAGTGGTCAGGCTGCTGTAAGCCTGGCCTCGCGATTCGCGCGTGTCCATGCCACCGACGCCAGCGCCGACCAGATCTCGCACGCCGAAGCGCGCCCCAACATCACCTATGCATGCGAGCCCGCCGAGGCCTGTAGCCTGCCGGATGCGAGCGTCGATCTGCTGACCGTGGCCCAGGCCCTTCACTGGTTCGACGCGGAGCGCTTCTTCCAGGAGGCCGAGCGCGTGCTGAAGCCTGGCGGCGTGATCGCGGCCTGGTGCTACGGCCAGTTCGAGATGGCCGAGGGGCTCAACGAAATCCTTGAGCGGTTCTATCATCAAACGGTGGGCCCTTACTGGCCTCCCGAGCGACAGGTGCTAGAAGCCGGCTACCGTACCTTGCCTTGGCCTTTCGAGGAGCTGGAGCCGCCTGCCCTGAAGCTGGAGGTCGACTGGACCTTTGCGAGCCTGATGGGCTATCTCCGCAGCTGGTCGGCGACGCAACGCTTCCAGGAACTCGAAGGAGTCGATCCGGTGAGTCTGATCGAGGCAGAGCTTGCGGCGAAGTGGGGCGAACCGGATCGCGTGAGGCGGGTCAGCTGGCCAATCGCCATGCGAGTTGGGCGCAAGGCCGTTTCGCGCTAG